In one window of Laspinema palackyanum D2c DNA:
- a CDS encoding histidine phosphatase family protein, giving the protein MSQIVWIARHANRLDFVNPEWFNTAERRYDPPLSADGFLQAQELAERLKGERINHVFASPFLRTVQTANQVAEILDLPLKLEWGLCEWLNPEWMTEMPETLPPDELARKFPRIDLSYHSRIVPKYPEYDPVCLERAGETARQLAEEFSGEILLVGHGASVIGATMGLAVDAAETELSAGLCCLYKLVRQGEKWDMELKGDRSHLREIEAEIRFF; this is encoded by the coding sequence ATGTCTCAAATCGTTTGGATTGCAAGACACGCGAACCGTTTAGACTTCGTAAACCCTGAATGGTTTAATACAGCAGAACGTCGGTACGATCCGCCCTTGTCGGCAGATGGTTTTTTGCAAGCGCAAGAACTAGCCGAACGTCTCAAGGGAGAACGTATAAATCACGTATTCGCCTCGCCTTTTCTGCGAACCGTACAAACTGCAAATCAGGTGGCAGAAATTTTAGACTTACCCCTGAAACTGGAGTGGGGACTTTGTGAATGGTTGAATCCCGAGTGGATGACAGAAATGCCCGAAACCCTTCCCCCGGATGAGTTAGCCCGGAAATTTCCCCGAATTGATTTAAGTTATCACTCTCGGATAGTGCCGAAGTATCCCGAATATGATCCGGTTTGTCTGGAACGGGCGGGAGAAACGGCGCGACAGCTTGCAGAGGAGTTTTCCGGGGAGATTTTGTTGGTGGGGCATGGGGCCTCGGTGATTGGGGCGACAATGGGTCTAGCGGTAGATGCGGCGGAAACGGAGTTGAGTGCGGGATTATGCTGTTTGTACAAGCTGGTCCGTCAAGGGGAGAAATGGGACATGGAACTGAAGGGCGATCGCTCTCATCTGCGAGAAATTGAGGCAGAAATCCGATTTTTTTAG